GGCTCGCGGCCGTTTGACGGCGAGGGCGTCACGTCGCGCAAGAACCCCATCGTCGTGGCTGGTGCGTTCCGCGGGTTCCTCTTCGACTCGTATACGGCGCGGAAGACGGGACACCGTACCACGGGAAACGCCGTCCGCGGGGTGAGCGGGCCCCCGGGCGTCGGGACGAGCAACCTCGTCATGGAGGGCGGCGCGTCTACCTTTCATGAGATCATCGCCAGCGTCGACGACGGCCTCTTCCTCACGAACCTCATGGGATTCGGCGTCAACGTGACGACGGGCGACTTCTCGCAGGGCGCCGCCGGCCGCTGGATCGAGCACGGCCGGCTGACCTATCCGGTGACCGAGATCAACGTCTCCGGCAATCTGCGCGAGATGCTCCGCGACATCGAGCTGGTGGGCGACGACGTCTTCTTCCGCGGCGCCACGGGCGCGCCCACGCTCCGAATGGCCAGGCTCATGGTGAGCGGGCTGTGAAGATGCGCCGCTACCGCTTCTCCGTGGTCGTCGAACGGGACTCCGATGGTTTCTTCGCCTATTGCCCGCAGCTCCAGGGCTGCTACGCCGACGGCGAGACCGAAGACGAGGTCCTGGCCAATATCGAGGACGCAATCAGGCTCCACGTGGAGGATCGTCTCGCCACCGGTGAAGAAATACCGCAAGCGGAGCACTTCACCGGAACGAACGTAGAAGTCGCGGTTGAGTGAGCGACCCCCTCGAGCGACTGCCGAACAGGTCAAGCGCGTACTGGTGCGCATCGGGTTCGTACAAGTGCGCCAAAGTGGAGCCACTGTATCTTTCGGGACCAACTCGGCCGGCGTACCACGGTTCCGTACCACCGGGGAAAGACCCTGCATCCGAAGGTGTTGGCAAGCATCCTGCGCGATGCTGGGCTCGATGGTCAGACGTTTCGGGAGCTTGTTCGCGGTGAATGACCGTGACCCGTTCGTGACCTGCCGCTCGCGACAGCGTCGATATACTCGGCACACTCTACGCGAGAGGTGGCGCCATGGCTGTGGACACGACACTCGGCATGGACGAGATCTACCCCGCGTTGCGTGCGGAGCGCCCTGAGCAGCCGAATCAGCTCTGGGCGATTCCCATTCTTGGGCTGATCGTCAAAGAGATCCTCCTGATACCGCAGTTCATCGAGCTGGTGGTCCTCGAGATCGTCGTCGGCATCCTCGTGTTGATCAACTCGTTCGTCGTGCTTTTCACCGGAGCGTACTGGCAACCGGCGTACAACCTGCTGCTGGGCTTCTCCCGATTCCTCTTGAAGATCGAGTTCTTCTTTGCCGGCCTCACCGACAAGTACCCAGGGTTCGACCTGTCGATCGACGACCGTTTCTCCCTGGACATCGCGTCGCCCGTGCAGCCGAACCGCTTCTTCGCGATCCCGATCGTTGGCGGGATCGTGCGGGTCTTCATCACAATTCCATTCGCCATCTACTACGACGTCATCGCGACGGCCGCCGGCATCGGGATGGTCATCTCCTTCGTGCCGGTCCTCTTTACCGGGCGATATCCCGAAGCCACCTTCGAGCTGATACGCGACTCGGCGCGCCTGGCGGCTGCGTACCTCTTCTACATGGCAGGCGTTTCGGA
Above is a genomic segment from Chloroflexota bacterium containing:
- a CDS encoding type II toxin-antitoxin system HicB family antitoxin, which gives rise to MRRYRFSVVVERDSDGFFAYCPQLQGCYADGETEDEVLANIEDAIRLHVEDRLATGEEIPQAEHFTGTNVEVAVE
- a CDS encoding type II toxin-antitoxin system HicA family toxin, whose protein sequence is MFRDQLGRRTTVPYHRGKTLHPKVLASILRDAGLDGQTFRELVRGE
- a CDS encoding DUF4389 domain-containing protein — protein: MAVDTTLGMDEIYPALRAERPEQPNQLWAIPILGLIVKEILLIPQFIELVVLEIVVGILVLINSFVVLFTGAYWQPAYNLLLGFSRFLLKIEFFFAGLTDKYPGFDLSIDDRFSLDIASPVQPNRFFAIPIVGGIVRVFITIPFAIYYDVIATAAGIGMVISFVPVLFTGRYPEATFELIRDSARLAAAYLFYMAGVSDRYPNFSISMNHATTKIILIVIAVIAVLMNFATNLGGGGGRAR